A region of Dioscorea cayenensis subsp. rotundata cultivar TDr96_F1 chromosome 5, TDr96_F1_v2_PseudoChromosome.rev07_lg8_w22 25.fasta, whole genome shotgun sequence DNA encodes the following proteins:
- the LOC120261003 gene encoding peroxidase 17, protein MSEMAPKQLLPFLFLVPILLLLNVCKEAMAVKQLRRGFYSESCPAAESTVRKVIQRAMVKDPRSPASVMRLQFHDCFVNGCDASLLLDDTETMLGEKLSLSNINSLRSYEVIDEAKAELERICPGVVSCADIIIMASRDAVSLTGGPTWEVKLGRKDSLTASQEASDKVMPSPRANATYLINLFSQFNLSITDLVALSGSHSIGKGRCFSIVFRLYNQSGSGQPDPTIEPRFRRMLDGLCPKDGDGNVTGGLDATPLKFDNQYFKDLVQGRGFLNSDQSLFSGDARTREIVIKYSRDEKAFFKAFVEGMVRMGDLQSEEPGEIRKNCRVANHHPPDQMLHSIFLEA, encoded by the exons ATGTCTGAAATGGCTCCAAAGCAACTGCTCCCTTTCCTCTTCCTTGTTCCTATTCTTCTCCTTCTTAATGTTTGCAAGGAAGCCATGGCTGTCAAACAGTTGAGAAGAGGGTTTTACTCTGAGTCATGCCCAGCGGCTGAGTCCACTGTCCGGAAGGTGATCCAACGAGCCATGGTTAAGGACCCAAGAAGCCCTGCCTCTGTCATGAGACTTCAGTTCCATGACTGTTTTGTTAAT GGATGTGATGCATCTCTGTTGCTTGATGATACGGAGACGATGCTGGGAGAGaagctctctctctcaaatATTAACTCATTGAGATCATATGAAGTGATTGATGAAGCCAAGGCTGAGCTTGAAAGGATTTGCCCTGGTGTTGTTTCCTGTGCTGATATCATCATCATGGCCTCAAGGGATGCTGTGTCCTTG ACGGGAGGGCCAACATGGGAAGTGAAGCTAGGAAGGAAAGACAGTCTAACAGCCAGCCAAGAAGCTTCAGACAAGGTGATGCCAAGTCCTAGAGCTAATGCCACCTACCTCATCAACCTCTTCAGCCAATTCAACCTTTCAATCACCGACCTCGTGGCTCTTTCCGGCTCTCATTCGATTGGAAAAGGCCGATGTTTTTCTATTGTATTTAGACTTTATAATCAATCAGGCTCCGGCCAACCAGACCCTACCATAGAACCTCGATTCCGGAGAATGTTGGACGGTCTATGCCCGAAAGACGGGGACGGTAATGTGACCGGAGGACTGGATGCAACTCCACTGAAGTTTGATAACCAGTATTTCAAGGATTTGGTTCAGGGAAGAGGTTTCTTGAACTCTGATCAGAGCTTGTTCTCAGGGGATGCAAGGACTAGGGAGATTGTGATCAAGTATAGCAGGGATGAGAAGGCATTCTTTAAGGCTTTTGTTGAAGGGATGGTTAGAATGGGGGACTTACAGTCTGAGGAGCCAGGGGAGATTAGGAAGAACTGCAGAGTTGCCAATCATCATCCTCCTGATCAAATGTTGCATTCCATCTTTCTTGAGGCTTGA